In one Chlamydia sp. BM-2023 genomic region, the following are encoded:
- the prfB gene encoding peptide chain release factor 2 (programmed frameshift), with translation MHESLDKRLEGLLVGLDLAGRSLDLENKKQELANLEEQTSQENFWHDVSHAGKISERISALKRQISDYLEFKNKVDNLAFFLNDSDAVTDPELRGDLEREFSICEQILSEWETKRLLSGEVDKNACFLTINAGAGGTESCDWVEMLLRMYSRWAAQHQWKVETIDRLEGDVAGIKHITIKISGEYAYGYAKAERGVHRLVRISPFDSNAKRHTSFASVDVYPEIDDQIEIEIRPNDLRIDTYRSSGAGGQHVNVTDSAVRITHIPTGIIVSCQSERSQIQNRESCMKMLRARMYQQILQERLEKQLLDRKNKKEIAWGSQIRNYVFQPYTLVKDVRTGHETGNVQAMMDGELLDDFIKAYLAEYGEVS, from the exons ATGCACGAGAGTTTAGATAAACGGTTAGAAGGCTTGTTAGTAGGCTTGGATCTGGCCGGGAGGTCTCTT GACCTTGAAAATAAGAAACAAGAGTTAGCTAATTTAGAAGAACAGACCTCGCAAGAGAATTTTTGGCATGATGTTTCTCACGCAGGAAAAATTTCTGAGAGAATCTCAGCTTTAAAACGGCAAATTTCCGATTACCTTGAGTTCAAAAACAAGGTTGATAATCTAGCATTTTTTCTTAATGACAGTGATGCTGTCACAGATCCCGAACTTCGCGGAGACCTAGAGCGGGAATTTTCTATTTGTGAGCAGATTCTTTCAGAGTGGGAAACGAAACGTTTGCTTTCTGGAGAGGTTGATAAAAATGCCTGTTTCCTAACGATTAATGCTGGAGCTGGAGGAACAGAGTCTTGCGATTGGGTAGAGATGCTTTTAAGAATGTATTCTCGTTGGGCAGCACAACATCAATGGAAGGTAGAAACCATAGACCGTTTAGAGGGAGATGTCGCAGGAATTAAGCATATTACTATAAAAATTTCCGGGGAGTATGCCTATGGTTATGCTAAAGCAGAACGTGGTGTACATAGATTAGTACGTATTTCTCCTTTTGATAGTAATGCTAAGCGGCATACCAGTTTTGCTTCTGTGGATGTTTATCCTGAGATTGATGATCAGATTGAGATTGAGATTCGCCCTAATGATTTGCGTATAGATACCTATCGTTCTTCAGGTGCGGGAGGACAACACGTAAACGTTACCGATTCTGCTGTGAGAATTACGCATATTCCGACAGGAATTATTGTTTCCTGTCAAAGCGAACGTAGTCAAATTCAGAATCGTGAAAGTTGTATGAAGATGTTGCGGGCAAGGATGTATCAGCAGATTCTTCAGGAACGCTTGGAAAAACAACTTCTTGATAGGAAAAATAAAAAAGAAATTGCCTGGGGTTCACAAATTCGTAATTATGTTTTCCAGCCTTATACCCTAGTTAAGGACGTACGTACAGGACATGAAACTGGGAATGTTCAGGCTATGATGGATGGAGAATTGCTAGATGATTTCATCAAAGCATATTTAGCAGAATATGGAGAAGTTTCATGA
- a CDS encoding GNAT family N-acetyltransferase, whose translation MTENTDTGVPGLEIRYTLPSDGAYMQRWLNDPKILRGFPLKTEAEIRDSVNFWVGFYRYHSSLTAVYEGEVAGVATLILNPYVKVSHHALISIIVGEPYRNKGIGTALLNNLCHLAKSRFNLEILYLEVYEENPAFELYRRFGFDEVGRQKRFYKDEIGYLAKITMEKNL comes from the coding sequence ATGACAGAAAACACAGACACAGGGGTTCCAGGATTAGAAATCCGTTATACATTGCCGAGTGATGGTGCCTACATGCAAAGATGGTTGAACGATCCGAAGATTCTTCGGGGATTCCCATTAAAAACAGAAGCAGAAATTCGCGATAGCGTGAATTTTTGGGTAGGTTTTTATCGTTACCATAGTAGTTTAACAGCTGTGTATGAAGGAGAAGTCGCAGGAGTTGCTACTCTCATTTTAAATCCCTATGTCAAGGTATCCCATCACGCGCTAATTTCTATTATTGTTGGTGAACCCTACAGAAATAAGGGTATTGGTACAGCATTACTTAATAATCTTTGCCATCTGGCAAAAAGTCGTTTTAACTTAGAAATTCTCTATTTAGAGGTTTATGAGGAAAATCCCGCTTTTGAATTGTACAGGCGTTTTGGCTTTGATGAAGTAGGTAGACAAAAGCGCTTTTACAAAGATGAAATCGGTTATCTTGCTAAAATTACTATGGAAAAAAATCTGTAA
- a CDS encoding YebC/PmpR family DNA-binding transcriptional regulator, whose translation MAGHSKWANTKYRKERADHKKGKIFSRTIKELMAAVKSGGPDPKSNARLRMVIQKAKDQNIPNENIERNLKKASSADQKNFEDVTYELYGHGGVGIIVEAMTDNKNRTASDMRIAVNKRGGSLVEPGSVLYNFARKGACYVPKSSIDEATLLAHVIDVGAEDLDNEDEENFIVLCDPVELASVKDKLVALGVTCSQEKLIYVPLRLVDCDEKDGEANLALIEWLEQVDDADDVYHNMA comes from the coding sequence ATGGCAGGACACAGTAAGTGGGCCAATACAAAATATCGTAAAGAGCGTGCTGATCATAAAAAGGGAAAGATCTTTTCTCGAACGATAAAAGAACTCATGGCTGCTGTGAAAAGTGGTGGTCCAGATCCCAAATCTAATGCGCGTTTGCGGATGGTTATTCAAAAGGCTAAAGATCAAAATATTCCTAATGAAAATATCGAAAGGAATTTAAAGAAGGCCTCTTCTGCTGACCAAAAGAATTTCGAAGATGTTACCTATGAGCTATATGGCCACGGGGGAGTGGGAATTATTGTCGAAGCCATGACCGATAATAAAAACCGCACGGCTTCCGATATGCGCATAGCTGTTAATAAGCGGGGAGGCTCCCTTGTAGAACCCGGAAGTGTTCTCTATAATTTTGCCCGTAAGGGAGCTTGCTATGTCCCTAAAAGCTCTATAGACGAGGCGACTCTACTGGCTCATGTTATTGATGTTGGTGCGGAAGATCTCGATAATGAAGACGAAGAGAATTTTATTGTTCTCTGTGATCCCGTAGAACTCGCTTCTGTGAAAGATAAGCTCGTAGCCTTAGGAGTTACCTGTTCTCAAGAAAAGCTCATTTATGTGCCTTTACGTCTTGTAGATTGTGATGAAAAAGATGGTGAGGCAAACCTTGCTTTAATCGAATGGTTAGAACAAGTCGATGATGCCGATGATGTCTATCACAATATGGCTTAG
- the tarP gene encoding type III secretion system actin-recruiting effector Tarp, with translation MTSPISNQPTPIVTTTTTDPSVTTTTVTMGDHTVSTSGSGAAADTAATTSSVATATVTQAEGDASAVVFSPHTVSTTGSGATGETATSASLLGDRILTGGRDRSDSVSSSDSDVSAGSDVSSGSELEGAVEGHDTQGAEGTDPDDLGSLEGLRGTEVPEGGQRADGPGGLPSMALPKYDPTSKPSIIKFLSDPSVQSRLVTKGGHIVYLDNTRGSFIFVRNGDWSSACSISVTNGKTKERITDTGDFEKCVAKFCTGYDTFQHDFENNVKPRIEGQTGETGDYNHLLMSMKFKTTVVYGPWNQSEASSGFTPSVWRRGTKVDSGPIWGDVGGFQPINWSNQTRPDEGVAFSQETRAPGPGGPPPSGGPVPPFQMPTININLGGVHTKVDIGGGTTSTTVTGGGGTVGGGDQISEGGDQSDQIDGKVTGGGDHVDHVDGGVQDTGPTPPPPPGPPPPSRDGTNITGMNQQTLQQVLTNVRQHLDTVYDEHGVHHQGNQDLGTVIRTSENGTYQPTVLLQNTNQGGEGVDGVGGGGDDGGGTGGGGGTGGVSGGGGGDDDGAELLGVLNHVRKHLDVVYPQSNNGEPISVNQNLGTVIKDVEAGKTPNPTQPEGKFFAKAVTSGYDIDPGFVTGKVGTAEGLGFAKRVVVKDGGTVGGGGKTGGGPRATPGSTTTKLLGGQLLEGEGGLEKLLPRLRQHLNDSFDKNGNLKSTTGPQIGGIISNFQKETGSGGLFGPIAAKVVTTPGGGGSTPTVSSLPKLEVAEELGSPDQKSALHAAAREVSGSLSSLLGAATPPSSSTTVNTPSPVSQMATSTPVAGERQSASPLSAGSPSEVPQAAAEVLSTLSTVAQRLQQFETRSSAPSGPIQPGTITVVKSKTPPAPPPRSSSLPK, from the coding sequence ATGACTTCCCCTATTAGTAATCAGCCCACACCAATCGTAACAACAACTACGACAGATCCATCTGTGACGACAACCACAGTGACAATGGGGGACCATACTGTATCCACTTCCGGATCAGGAGCAGCTGCTGATACAGCAGCCACAACAAGTTCTGTAGCAACTGCTACCGTTACTCAAGCTGAAGGCGATGCCTCTGCTGTAGTATTTTCACCTCATACAGTTTCAACAACTGGCTCGGGAGCTACAGGAGAAACAGCAACTTCTGCAAGCTTATTGGGAGATCGTATTCTCACAGGAGGCCGAGACAGAAGCGATAGCGTTTCTAGTAGCGATAGTGATGTTTCCGCGGGTTCTGACGTATCTTCGGGTTCAGAATTAGAGGGTGCTGTTGAGGGACATGATACTCAAGGTGCCGAAGGAACTGACCCTGATGATTTAGGGTCTCTCGAAGGTCTTCGAGGAACTGAAGTTCCTGAGGGAGGTCAGCGAGCTGACGGTCCTGGAGGATTGCCAAGCATGGCTCTTCCAAAATACGACCCTACGAGTAAGCCATCTATTATAAAGTTTTTGTCAGACCCTTCGGTTCAATCAAGATTAGTCACCAAGGGCGGCCATATTGTTTACCTCGATAACACCAGAGGAAGCTTCATTTTCGTAAGAAATGGAGATTGGAGCTCAGCATGTTCCATATCTGTTACTAACGGGAAAACAAAAGAACGCATTACAGATACGGGTGATTTTGAAAAATGCGTAGCGAAGTTTTGTACCGGTTATGACACTTTCCAACACGATTTCGAAAACAATGTTAAACCACGCATTGAAGGACAAACAGGAGAAACAGGCGATTATAATCACCTCCTGATGAGTATGAAGTTTAAAACAACGGTAGTATACGGACCTTGGAATCAAAGTGAGGCTAGCTCTGGTTTTACTCCTTCTGTATGGCGTCGTGGAACAAAGGTAGATTCCGGTCCTATTTGGGGTGATGTTGGTGGATTCCAACCTATTAACTGGAGTAATCAAACGAGACCAGATGAAGGCGTTGCCTTTTCTCAAGAAACCCGCGCTCCTGGACCTGGAGGACCACCACCTTCTGGAGGGCCAGTACCGCCGTTTCAAATGCCTACTATCAATATCAACTTGGGAGGGGTTCATACCAAAGTGGATATTGGTGGAGGAACTACATCAACTACAGTTACAGGCGGCGGCGGCACTGTAGGCGGAGGAGATCAGATATCCGAAGGTGGAGACCAATCAGATCAAATTGACGGAAAAGTCACAGGTGGAGGTGATCATGTTGATCACGTAGACGGTGGAGTTCAAGACACAGGACCTACGCCCCCACCCCCTCCTGGACCACCACCGCCATCTCGAGATGGTACAAACATAACAGGAATGAATCAGCAAACGTTACAACAGGTATTAACCAACGTACGTCAGCATTTAGATACTGTTTACGATGAACATGGTGTGCATCATCAAGGAAATCAAGACTTAGGAACTGTTATTAGAACGTCAGAAAACGGAACTTATCAACCTACAGTATTACTACAAAATACTAACCAGGGTGGTGAAGGCGTTGACGGTGTCGGCGGCGGAGGTGATGACGGCGGAGGCACTGGCGGTGGCGGTGGTACCGGAGGAGTCAGCGGCGGCGGAGGCGGCGACGATGACGGTGCAGAATTGCTAGGTGTATTAAATCACGTCCGCAAACACCTAGATGTTGTATATCCTCAAAGTAATAACGGAGAGCCCATATCTGTAAATCAGAACCTTGGGACAGTGATAAAAGATGTTGAAGCTGGGAAAACCCCAAATCCTACACAACCTGAAGGGAAATTCTTTGCGAAAGCTGTAACATCTGGATATGATATTGATCCCGGATTTGTAACAGGTAAAGTGGGAACAGCAGAGGGTCTTGGCTTCGCTAAGCGTGTTGTAGTCAAAGACGGCGGCACTGTAGGCGGCGGAGGAAAAACAGGAGGAGGCCCACGTGCTACTCCGGGATCAACTACGACGAAACTACTGGGAGGCCAACTTCTAGAAGGTGAAGGAGGTCTAGAAAAACTTCTACCTAGACTTAGACAGCACTTGAATGACAGTTTTGATAAGAACGGGAACTTAAAAAGTACAACTGGCCCGCAAATAGGGGGCATTATTTCTAACTTCCAGAAGGAAACCGGTTCGGGAGGTCTTTTTGGTCCTATAGCAGCTAAAGTAGTGACTACTCCAGGAGGAGGAGGTTCGACTCCGACAGTTTCCTCTCTTCCGAAGTTAGAAGTAGCAGAAGAACTTGGATCTCCTGATCAAAAAAGCGCTCTTCATGCGGCTGCTCGAGAAGTATCAGGGAGCTTGTCATCACTATTAGGTGCAGCAACCCCTCCTTCTAGCTCAACGACAGTTAACACGCCGTCACCCGTATCACAAATGGCGACGTCGACTCCAGTAGCTGGTGAGAGACAATCGGCCTCACCTTTATCAGCAGGATCCCCTTCAGAAGTTCCTCAGGCGGCAGCAGAAGTTCTTTCAACTTTAAGTACGGTAGCACAGCGTCTACAACAGTTTGAAACTCGTAGCAGTGCACCTTCGGGTCCCATACAACCCGGAACAATAACAGTGGTGAAGTCTAAAACTCCCCCGGCGCCTCCTCCTAGATCTTCTTCTCTACCGAAGTAA
- the murA gene encoding UDP-N-acetylglucosamine 1-carboxyvinyltransferase, with amino-acid sequence MPAAEVFGGCVLQGSVRVSGAKNSTTKLLVASLLSDCKCTLRNVPDIGDVRLTVELCQSLGSIVHWDKQAEVIEIHTPKISMSQVPAQFSRVNRIPILLLGALLARCPKEVRVPCVGGDAIGERTLNFHIEGLEQLGAEVIYDHQGYQASAPRGLVGAYVTLPYPSVGATENLILASVRAQGRTIIKNAALEVEILDLILFLQKAGVEITTDNDRTIEIFGCEDFYEVDHWVIPDKIEAASFGMAAVLTKGRVFVENAEQDAMIPFLKTLRSIGGGFSITDSGIEFFYSGPLQGGVVLETDVHPGFLTDWQQPFSVLLSQAEGSSVIHETVHENRLGYLNGLQQMGANCELFYQCLSSKACRYATGNYPHSAVIHGVTPLKASHLVIPDLRAGFAYVMAALIAEGGPSLIENIQLLDRGYYNWVEKLNSLGAKIHLLEPAVL; translated from the coding sequence ATGCCAGCGGCAGAAGTCTTCGGTGGTTGTGTATTGCAAGGTTCAGTGCGAGTATCAGGAGCGAAAAACTCTACAACTAAGCTACTTGTTGCCTCGTTGTTGTCAGATTGTAAATGTACCCTTAGGAACGTTCCCGATATTGGTGATGTGCGCTTAACCGTAGAGTTATGCCAATCTCTCGGTTCTATAGTTCATTGGGACAAACAGGCGGAAGTAATAGAAATTCATACACCTAAGATTTCTATGTCTCAGGTGCCTGCACAGTTTTCCCGAGTGAACCGTATTCCCATTTTGTTACTAGGAGCTTTACTTGCCCGCTGTCCTAAAGAAGTCAGGGTTCCTTGTGTTGGTGGCGATGCCATAGGAGAAAGAACTCTAAACTTTCATATTGAAGGATTAGAACAGCTGGGTGCCGAGGTTATCTATGATCACCAGGGTTATCAAGCTTCGGCACCCCGAGGTCTTGTGGGGGCCTATGTTACCCTCCCTTATCCCTCAGTAGGAGCTACTGAAAATCTGATACTTGCTTCAGTTCGTGCTCAGGGAAGAACCATTATTAAGAACGCTGCTTTAGAAGTGGAAATTCTTGATCTTATACTGTTTTTACAAAAAGCAGGTGTGGAAATCACAACAGATAATGATAGAACCATAGAGATTTTCGGTTGCGAGGATTTCTATGAGGTAGATCATTGGGTGATTCCTGATAAAATAGAAGCCGCTTCGTTTGGCATGGCTGCAGTACTCACAAAAGGTCGCGTTTTTGTGGAAAATGCTGAACAAGACGCTATGATCCCTTTTCTTAAGACACTACGTTCTATCGGAGGGGGATTTTCAATAACAGACTCCGGAATAGAATTTTTCTATAGCGGGCCTTTACAAGGAGGCGTCGTTTTAGAAACCGATGTTCATCCGGGATTTCTTACCGATTGGCAGCAACCGTTTTCTGTGCTTCTTTCTCAGGCTGAAGGATCCTCAGTAATTCATGAAACTGTTCATGAAAATAGATTGGGGTATTTAAATGGCCTGCAGCAAATGGGAGCAAACTGCGAGCTTTTTTACCAATGCCTAAGCTCTAAAGCATGCCGTTACGCAACAGGAAACTATCCCCATAGTGCGGTAATTCACGGTGTTACACCTTTAAAAGCTTCCCACTTGGTAATTCCTGATCTTCGCGCAGGGTTTGCTTATGTTATGGCTGCTCTCATTGCTGAGGGAGGACCCTCATTAATAGAAAATATCCAACTTTTAGATCGTGGGTATTATAATTGGGTAGAGAAGCTTAATTCCCTAGGGGCAAAAATCCATTTATTAGAGCCCGCAGTGTTATAA
- the argS gene encoding arginine--tRNA ligase: MTTLLSLLSSLCTSAIHSAFPQVENISPDITQSTKEHFGHYQCNDAMKLARILKMAPRAIAEAIVSHIPKEIFSSVEIAGAGFINFTFSKEFLDTRLSEFPKNLSSGFRVNAPKKVVIDFSSPNIAKDMHVGHLRSTIIGDCLARIFSFVGDDVLRINHIGDWGTAFGMLITYLQEEPSEDMENLEDLTELYKKAHTRFAEDADFKKRSQNNVVALQSGDPQALKLWKQICEISERAFQKIYNILDITIEKRGESFYNPFLSEIVKDLENKQLVTVSDNAKCIFHEGFSIPLMVQKSDGGYNYATTDLAAMRYRVEQDHADKIIIVTDMGQSLHFQLLEATALAAGYLPRQGIFSHVGFGLVLDSEGKKFKTRSGENIKLKELLDTAVEQAKATLKEHRPDMSEEEIAQRAPILGINAIKYADLSSHRVSDYIFSFEKMLRFEGNTAMFLLYAYVRIQGIKRRLGIEHLNLEDSAKIQEPSEEALAIALLRFPEAIEVTLKDLCPHFLTDYLFMLTNKFNAFFRDCHIEGSPYQKERLYLCALVEKTLATGMHLLGLQTLEKL, from the coding sequence ATGACTACTCTTCTTTCTCTTTTATCTTCTTTATGCACTTCTGCGATTCATTCTGCCTTTCCGCAGGTAGAAAATATCTCCCCTGACATTACGCAATCAACAAAAGAACATTTTGGCCATTATCAATGTAATGATGCGATGAAGCTTGCTCGCATATTAAAAATGGCTCCTAGGGCAATTGCTGAAGCTATTGTTAGCCATATTCCCAAGGAAATATTTTCCTCTGTAGAAATTGCCGGCGCGGGATTTATCAATTTCACTTTTTCCAAAGAGTTTTTAGATACTCGCCTATCAGAATTTCCTAAAAACTTATCCTCAGGGTTTCGTGTTAACGCCCCTAAAAAGGTTGTTATAGATTTTTCATCTCCGAATATTGCTAAAGATATGCACGTGGGTCATCTACGCTCTACGATTATCGGAGATTGTTTAGCACGTATTTTTTCTTTTGTTGGCGATGATGTTTTAAGGATTAATCACATTGGTGATTGGGGAACAGCTTTTGGAATGTTAATTACCTATCTTCAGGAGGAGCCTTCAGAAGATATGGAAAATCTTGAAGATCTTACTGAATTATACAAGAAAGCTCATACCCGCTTTGCTGAAGATGCCGATTTTAAAAAGCGCTCTCAAAATAACGTTGTCGCTTTACAATCTGGAGACCCTCAAGCCTTAAAATTATGGAAGCAAATCTGTGAGATTTCCGAGCGTGCTTTTCAAAAGATTTACAATATTTTAGATATTACCATTGAAAAGCGTGGAGAGTCTTTTTATAACCCTTTTCTTTCTGAGATTGTTAAAGATTTAGAGAACAAGCAACTAGTGACGGTTTCTGACAATGCTAAATGCATTTTCCACGAGGGATTTTCTATACCCCTCATGGTACAAAAAAGTGATGGCGGTTACAACTATGCCACTACAGATTTAGCGGCTATGCGTTATCGCGTGGAGCAAGATCACGCTGATAAAATCATCATTGTTACTGATATGGGCCAGTCTCTACATTTTCAGCTTCTTGAGGCTACAGCGTTAGCTGCAGGATATCTTCCCCGCCAGGGAATATTTTCCCATGTAGGTTTTGGCCTTGTTCTTGACTCTGAAGGGAAAAAGTTTAAAACGCGTTCTGGAGAGAATATCAAGTTAAAAGAGCTATTAGACACTGCTGTAGAGCAGGCTAAGGCTACCTTAAAAGAGCATCGGCCTGACATGTCCGAAGAAGAAATTGCCCAACGTGCTCCTATTCTTGGTATAAATGCTATTAAATATGCAGATTTATCTTCTCACCGCGTTAGCGATTATATTTTTTCTTTTGAGAAGATGCTTCGTTTTGAAGGGAACACGGCGATGTTTCTTCTTTATGCCTATGTACGTATTCAAGGAATAAAGCGGAGATTAGGAATAGAACATTTAAACTTAGAAGATTCTGCGAAAATTCAAGAGCCTTCTGAGGAGGCTTTAGCCATAGCTTTACTACGCTTCCCGGAAGCTATCGAAGTAACCCTTAAAGATCTCTGTCCTCATTTTCTTACTGACTATCTCTTCATGCTTACAAATAAGTTTAATGCCTTTTTCAGAGACTGTCATATTGAAGGATCTCCTTATCAAAAAGAGCGTTTATATCTTTGTGCTCTTGTTGAGAAGACCTTAGCAACGGGAATGCATTTGTTAGGATTACAAACTTTAGAGAAATTATAA
- a CDS encoding lysophospholipid acyltransferase family protein: MIFTVCKFLTRVVFSIFYRLKPYGVKKNFIKGAAIIAANHNSYLDPIAIHLCVHRCLYHLARSSLFSNRVIGWLQRQWGCYPVKRGEGNSAAFRVAFQLFKKKKKLIIYPEGERSSTGELGPGKVGVGLMAIKSQVPVIPVYIGGTYDIFNRHQKFPKLWKTVTCIFGTPLHFDDLIQDKTLSNKDAYQIATDRIMSKIAELKTWYENGCIGEVP; this comes from the coding sequence ATGATATTCACAGTTTGTAAGTTTCTTACGAGAGTCGTTTTTTCTATTTTCTATAGACTAAAGCCCTATGGTGTAAAAAAGAATTTTATCAAGGGAGCAGCGATTATTGCTGCAAATCACAATTCTTATTTAGACCCTATAGCCATACACCTTTGTGTACATCGATGTTTGTATCATTTGGCGCGCTCGTCATTATTTAGTAATCGTGTGATTGGTTGGTTACAAAGGCAATGGGGTTGTTATCCTGTAAAACGTGGCGAGGGCAACTCTGCAGCATTTCGGGTGGCTTTCCAGCTCTTTAAAAAGAAAAAAAAGTTAATTATTTATCCTGAGGGGGAACGCTCCTCTACCGGAGAGTTAGGTCCTGGTAAGGTTGGTGTAGGGTTAATGGCAATAAAATCTCAAGTTCCTGTGATCCCTGTATACATTGGAGGGACTTATGATATTTTCAACCGCCATCAAAAGTTTCCTAAGTTGTGGAAAACGGTAACGTGTATTTTTGGAACTCCTTTACATTTTGACGACTTAATTCAAGATAAAACTCTAAGTAATAAAGATGCCTACCAAATTGCCACTGATAGAATTATGAGTAAAATCGCAGAGCTAAAAACGTGGTATGAAAATGGTTGCATTGGAGAGGTCCCTTAA